GCGGCAAATCAGCACCGCGCGGGCCCGAAGACGGCGGCAGATCGCCACGGCGAGGGTCGGCGGAAGGCTGAGGGAGGTCGGGCGGAGGCACGTCGGCGGGCTCGCGGCGACGGCGACGGCCGGTGGCGGGCGGAGCGCCCGGCGGAGGCGCAGGAGGTCCAGGAGGTCCAGAAGCGCCCGGCGGAGGAGGCGGGACCTCGTCCGCGGCCTCGCGCCGACGGCGGCGGCCGCCGCCGCTCGGTGGGGGTGGCGGGGCCTCGTCGTATGGCTCGGCGGCGTGGTGGGAATTCGGCGGCGCTTCGTGGGCGCCGCCGGACGGCGGTGGCGTGCGGCGGGCGCGGCGGGGACCGTCCGGGGGTGGGGTGCCGGGGTCGCGCAACCGTCGGCGGCCGCCCGGGTTCTCGGGGCCGCGGGGCTCGGTCATGACTCGCCTTTCCGGGCGCGCTGCGCGGCGGCGGCGTCGAGCCAGGCCTGCAGGATCTCGACGGCGGCGGCCTGGTCGACCACCGCCCGCTGCTTGCGTCCCTTGACCCCCCGCTGGGACAGCATTCGGGAGGCCGTGACCGTCGTCAACCGTTCGTCGGCGAGGCGCACCGGCACGTCGCCGACCCGCGTGGCCAGCTTGTCGGCGTATTCCACCGCGATCTGCGCGGCGGGTCCGGCTCGGTTCGCCAGTGTCTTCGGCAAGCCCACGATCACCTCGACCACCTCGTGTTCGGTGACGAGTTCGGCAAGCTTGTCCAGATCGCTGTCGTCCTTCGCATCACGGGAGAGGGTAACGAGCGGGCTCGCGAGGATGGGGGCGGGATCGCTCAGCGCCACCCCCACCCGGACAGACCCGACATCGACTCCGAGCCGCCTGCCGCGGCCCGGATCGGACTCACCGGGCCGATCCGGGTCCCGCCGGGAGCTAGCGCCCAATGCCCGCGACCGCTGCGCGCAGCGCCTCGACGGCCTGCTGCGCGCCGGCCGGGTTGCTGCCGCCGCCCTGCGCCATGTCGGGCTTGCCGCCGCCGCGGCCGCCGATGGCCTCGGCGAACGACGGCACGAGCTTGCCCGCCGCGATGCCCTGGTCGCGCGCCGCCGAAGTGGTCGCCACGACGAACGCCACCTTGTCGCCCGACGGCGAGAACAGCGCCACCACGCCGGGCCGGTCGCCCAGGCGGCCGCGGACGTCGGACGCGAGCGCCCGCAGCCCGTTGCCGTCGACGTCCGGCACGACCTCCGCGACCACCGAAACGCCGCCGGTGTCCTGCGCCTTGTCGGCGAGCGCGCCCGCCGAGCCGAGCACCTGCTGCGTGCGCAGCTGCTCGATCTCCTTCTCCGCGTTCTTCAGCCGCGACAGCACGTCCTCGATGCGGCCCGGCAGCTCGTCGGTCGGCACCTTGAACGTGTTCGCCAGCTGCGACACGAGCAGCTGCTCCTTGCGCACGTGCTTGAGCGCGTCCGGGCCCACCAGCGCCTCGACGCGGTGCACACCCGACCCGATCGACGAGTCGCCCACGAGCTTCACCAGGCCCAGCTGGCCGATGCGGTCCACGTGCGTGCCACCGCACAGCTCGCGCGAGTAGTCGCCCATGTCGACCACGCGCACGTCGTTGCCGTACTTCTCGCCGAACAGCGCGACCGCGCCCAGCTCGAGCGCCTTGTCCTTGGTGGTGATGTAGCTCTGCACCTCGACGTCGGTCTGCAGGTAGTCGTTCACCTCTTCCTCGACCTCGGTGAGGAGGTCGGTCGACACCGAGGCGGGCGTGGTGAAGTCGAACCGCATCCGGCCCGGCGAGTTGAGCGAACCGGCCTGCGCCGCGCGCTTGCCGTATGCCCCGCGCACGGCCGCGTGCACCAGGTGCGTCGCCGAGTGCGACCGCTCGATCGACAGGCGCCGCGCCGCGTCGACCGAGCCGGTGAGCTCGGTGCCGATCCCGACCTCGCCGTCGGTGACCTCCACGCGGTGCACGAACAGGCCCGGCACGATCTTCTGCACGTCGAGCACGTTCAGCTTCACGCCGTCGCCGAGCAGCACGCCGATGTCGGCGACCTGGCCACCGCTTTCGGCGTAGAACGGGGTCCGGTCGAGCACCAGCTCCGCCTTGTGCCCCGCGGCGACGCTGCGCACCGGCCGCCCGTCCTCGATCAGGCCGACGACCTTCGCCGACGCCTGCAGCTCGGTGTAGCCGAGGAACTCCGTCTCGCCGTTCTGCTCCAGCAGCTTGCGGTACTCCGACAGGTCGCCGTGGCCGTGCTTGCGCTGCGCCGCGTCGGCCTTCGCCCGGGTGCGCTGCTCCTCCATGAGCGTGCGGAAGCCGTCCTCGTCGACGGTCAGGCCCTGCTCGGCCGCCATCTCCAGCGTGAGGTCGATCGGGAAGCCGTAGGTGTCGTGCAGCTGGAACGCCTTGTCGCCCGCGAGCACGTCGCCACCGGAGTTCTTCGTCTCCGCCGCCGCCAGGTCGAAGATGCGCGAACCACTGGTGAGGGTGGCGAGGAACGCCTCCTCCTCCACGCGCACGACCTCGGAGATGCGGTCGAAGTCGGTGACCAGGTTCGCGTACGTCGGGCCCATGGTGTCGCGCACGACCTCCGCGAACGCCTGCAGCACCGGCTCCTGCACGCCCAGCAGGCGCGTGGAGCGGACGATGCGGCGCAGCAGCCGGCGCAGCACGTAGCCGCGGCCGTCGTTGCCCGGCGTGACACCGTCGCCGATCAGCAGCACGCCGGTGCGCGCATGGTCGGCGATCACGCGGAAGCGGACGTCGTCGATGTGGTTGGCACCGTAGCGGCGGCCCGAGAACTCCTCGGCGCGGCCGATCACCGGGCGGACGAGGTCGGTCTCGTAGACGTTCTCGACGCCCTGCAGGATCGTCGCGACGCGCTCGACACCCATGCCGGTGTCGATGTTCTTGGCCGGCAGGTCACCGAGGATCGGGAAGTTCTTCTTGCCCGCGCCCTCGCCCCGGATGTTCTGCATGAACACCAGGTTCCAGATCTCGATGTAGCGGTCCTCGTCCGCGACGGGCCCGCCCTCGCGGCCGTAGTCGGGGCCGCGGTCGTAGTAGATCTCGGAGCTCGGTCCGCACGGGCCGGGGATGCCCATGGACCAGAAGTTGTCCTCCATGCCGCGCTGCTGGATGCGCTCGGACGGGAGGCCGGTGAGCTTGCGCCACAGCCCCGCCGCCTCGGCGTCGTCCTCGAACACGGTCGCCCAGATCCGGTCGGGGTCGAGCCCGTAGCCGCCCTCGGACTGCGGCCCGGTGATCAGCTCCCAGGCCGACTCGATCGCGCCTTCCTTGAAGTAGTCGCCGAACGAGAAGTTGCCGGCCATCTGGAAGAACGTGTTGTGCCGCGTGGTCTTGCCGACCTCGTCGATGTCGGGCGTGCGCACGCACTTCTGCACGGAGGTCGCGCGCGAGTACGGCGGCGGCACCTCACCGAGGAAGTAGGGCTTGAACTGCACCATGCCGGCGTTGACGAACAGCAGGTTCGGGTCGTCGAGGATCAGCGAGGCGCTGGGCACGCGAGTGTGCCCCTTCGCCTCGTAGTGGCGCAGGAATCGTTCGGTGATCTCGTGTGTGTCCACGGGTGTGTCCTCGGGCTGGGGTCCGCGCACCGCTCGGCGCGAAGATCGGACCGGGAAAAAGGGGGAGGCGGCGACGGCGGAAGGGCGCTGCTCGCGGGCGCGAGAAGCTCAGCCTTCCGCCCGGCGAGCTCGCCGGACGGGGCGCGCGGCGGCGTGCCGGCCCGCGCCACCCTGCGGCGCGGGGTACGCGGTCCGTTCCTCGACCATGTCGTGCAGCTCCTGTTCCCGTTCGCTCATCCCGGCGCGCACCTCGGCGCCGAACGAACCGACGGCGCCGGCCAGCTCGCGCACGGCCTCGCCCAGGTTCGATGCTAACCCCGAGGGAGTGGCCTGACGAACCGTTTCCCCGGCCTTGCGGGTGAGCGCGACGCCGGCGAGCACGCCGACGCCGAGCCAGAACAGACGCTTCACTTCTTCCTCCGGCGAGCGGGCCGCTGGGCCTTCGCTTCCTGCTTCTTGCGGCGCGCGCGGATCGCCTTGCTGATCCCGTAGGACAGCGCGGCGGTCTTCACGAGCGGGCCGCCGAGGGTCGCGGTGAACACCGAGGACAGGGCGGAGACGTTGCCCGTGACCGCCTGCGCGTTGGCGGTGATCCCGTCGACGCGCTCGAGCTGCGTGTTCACGTGCGTGATCGTCTCGTTGGCGCCCAGCAGGATCGGGTCGGTGTTCTCGTGGGCCTTGCGGATCGCGATCGTCGCCTCGTCGAGCGTGCGGCCGAGCTTGAGCAGCGGGATCGCCAGCAGCAAGACCAGCACCACGAATGCTCCTGCGGCGATCAGCGCGGCGATCTGCCCTGCCGACACGGGCCCTCCTCGGGGTTGCACGGGTCTTCGGTGCCAGTGAGGTTACCGCCTGGCCAGCCGTTCGGCGGTGTCGCCCCGCCGGTCGGTCACTCAGCGCAGCCGAACCGGTTCCGACCTGCGGTTGTGCCCCGACCCGAACCCTTCGCCGGGCGAGCCGGCGAAGGGTCCGGGTGGTGGCGGTCAGTCGTCCTGTTTGGCCACGGCCCGGTACAGCACCGCCATGTCCTCCTCGCCGTGGCCGGCGTCGACAGCGGCCTGCAGGTGGGCCAGCGTCGCCGCGGCACCGCCCACGTCTACGGCGTCGCCCGCGGCCTCCACCACGAGCCGCGCGTCCTTGGCGGCCAGCGCGGCGGGGAAGCTCGTCGGATAGTCGCCGGAGAGCATGAGCGGGCCCTTCATGCGCGCGTAGCCGACATCGAAGCCGGTCCCCTCCATCACGTCGAAGAACAGCTGCGGGTCGATGCCGAGGGCGCGGGCGAGCGCGAGGCTCTCGGCCGTGCCGTTGGTCAGCGCCAGCACCCAGGCGTTCATCACGAGCTTGAGCCGCGTGGCGGTGCCGGGCTCCGTACCGAGCCAGCGCGTGCGCGAGCCGACGGCGTCGAAGACCGGCGCGGCGAGCTCGTGCACGTCGTCCGGGCCGGCGGCCAGGACCTGCAGCTGAGCCTGCTCGGCGGGGACCTTCGTGCCCATCACCGGGCAGTCGACGAACACGACACCCGCCTTCTCCGCGGCCTCGCCGAGCGTGGCGATCCACTCCGTGCCGACCGTGCTCATCTGCAGCCAGACCGTGCCGGCCTTGACTTCCGCGGCGGCGAAGACCGCCGCGACCGTGGGCCCATCGGACAGCATCGTGACGAGCACGTCGGCGCCCGCCGCGGCTTCGGCCGGTGTGTCCGCGACCTTGGCGCCGTCGGCGGACAGCGGCTCGGCCTTGCTGCGGGTGCGGTTCCACACGCGCAGCGAGACTCCGGCGCGGGCGAGGTTGGCGGCCATCGGGTGGCCCATGATTCCGGTGCCCAGGAAAGCGACAGTGGTCATGGTCCCATCGTGCCCGTCGGCACCCCGGCCCGCAGGCGGGGCCGGTGACGTCAGTGACTCAGCGCGGGCCAGGTCGACGCCCGCCCGGCCACCAGCTCGTCGAACCCGGGGAAGTCGCCGGTCCGCAACGGCTCGGCCCAGGGTGTCGCCGAGCCTGAGGCCGGGTGGCGCACGCGGATCGTCACGTGGCCGGGGTTCGAGCCGCCGTCGTGCCAGTGGCGGGTGTGCGCGGGGATGCCGAGCAGGTCGCCGGGCTCGCACAGCACGGCGTGGACCTGGCGGCCCGCGTGCAGGTACCAGACGGCCGAGCCGGTGACGAAGAACCGGTCCTCGTCGCGCGGCAGGCTGCGTTCGGCCGCGCCGAAGTCGCCCGTCAGCACGTCGACGGCGTGGTAGCCCACGGCCGTGGTGCGCGAGTCGATGCGGTCCTGGAACCGGGCGAGCACCTCGGACTCACTCGCGCCGGGCAGCGGCCCGTCCACCGGCCAGCGGCCGAACTCGACCACGATGCGGGCCAGCTCGGCCGTGATCGTCCCCGGGTCCTCGGTGCGCAGCAGCACGTGCCCGGGCTGGTCGTCGGGCCACACCGTCAGCAGCGTCATCGCCACCCCCTCCGTCGCCGGGAATCAACCGGTCCGACGGCCGGACATTCCCGCTCCCGCCGTTATACGGAAGAAAGTGGCGACGTTCACGGGAGTTTCACCGAGCGGGCTCCAAGGGGGAACGAACACTGCCCTGGCAGGGCAGATGATCACCCCACGCGCGATGAAGTGCGCAAACTCGGCTATGCACTGCGAGTATACTTGCCATGTGTAGTCGCCGGCATGTCGATCAGTCACGCTCTGCTCGGGCTGCTGGAGGCCGGCCCGCGGCACGGCTACGACCTCAAGCGGACCTACGACGAACAGTTCGGCCAGGACCGGCCGCTGCGCTACGGGCAGGTCTACTCGACGTTGTCGCGGCTGTTGAAAAACGGGCTCGTCGAAGCCGCGGGTGTCGAGGCCGGCGGCGGGCCGGACCGCAAGCGCTACACGATCACCGACGCGGGGATCACTGACGTCGAGACGTGGCTGCGCACGCCGGAAGAGCCGGTCGCGCACCTGCAGAACATCCTCTACACGAAGGTCGTGCTCGCGCTGCTGTCCGGCCGTGACGCCGCCGACGTGCTCGACGTCCAGCGCGCCGAGCACCTGCGTGTGATGCGCGAGCTGACCCGGCGCAAGCGCGCGGGCGACCTCGTCGACGCGCTGATCGGCGACTACGCCCTGTTCCACCTCGAAGCCGACCTGCGCTGGCTGGAGCTGGCCGCGGCCCGACTCGACCGGCTCGCCGGGAAGCTCGCCGCCGCGCACACTTCGCACGGATCACCCGAGGGAGGACAAGCATGAACGCGACCGCAGACCCTCAGGTGCTGCTGCGCGGCACGGGCCTGACCAAGTCGTTCGGCGCGACGCACGATCACGGTCGCGTCGTGCGCGACGACCAGCGGGTCCTCGAAGTGCCCCGGTGTACTGATGGCGACGGCTTCCTGCCGGGTCAGGTCCGGCCTGGCTGTGTGCTGACGTTGGTCGGCGCCTACGACACCGGCGCGCACCCGCTCTCGCAGGGCACCTACCCCGTGCCGGGCGGTCTTTTGCCTGCGACATCACGGGTTTCGCGCGGCCCGTACCCCGGCGACGTCGTGCTCACCCCGGCCGCGGCGGTGGACCTGAGGGTGCCCGCGGACGTTGGGGCCGAAGCCTGGGTGCGCATCGCCCCCGGCCATCCCGACGCGACCGAGCGGATCGCCAACGCCGTCGGAAACCTGACCTGGCAGGCCTTCGTGTCCGACAGCACCGGCGACCTGCTCACCGCCGACCGGAAGTCGTTCGCGACCGTGCGCAGTGGACTCGACGCCGCTTCGCTGTTCACGTTGCTGCTGGCCGGGGTCAGCATGCTGGTGCTCGCGCTGGAACAGGTCCGCGAGCGCCGCCGTCCGCTGGCCCTGCTCGCCGCGGCGGGCGTGCCGAGGTCGATGCTGGCCAAGTCGTTGCTGTGGCAGACGGCGGTCCCGCTCGTGCCGGCCGTGCTCGCCGCGACCGGCACGGGCATCGGCCTCGCCGCGCTGGTGACGCGGCTGCTGGGCGCGCCGGTGACCGTCGACTGGGCCACCACCGGCGCGCTCGCCGGCACCGGCGTCGCCCTGGTCTTCCTCGTGACCGCCCTCGCACTGCCCGCCCTGCGCACCGCGATGCGGCCCGACTCCATCCGGACGGAGTGAGCGCTACTGTCGCTCGTCGCGGATCGTGCGGCGGAGACGGGGCACGCGCTCGGCGAGGGGGCGTTCGCCGCCGCGCTGGGTGGGTTCGTAGTAGTCGCGGCCGACGAGCTCGTCCGGCGGGTATTGCTGGGCCAGCACGCCTTCCGGAACGTTGTGGGGGTAGCGGTAGCCCTGCGCGTTGCCGAGCTTCTTGGCGCCCGCGTAGTGACCGTCGCGCAGGTGCGGAGGCACGGTGCCGGCCAGGCCGGCGCGCACGTCGGCCAGGGCGGCGTCGATGGCGGTGACCACGGCGTTGGACTTCGGCGCCGTGGCGAGGTGGATGGTCGCCTGGGCGAGGGCGAGGCGGCCTTCGGGCATGCCGATGAACTGCACGGCGTGGGCGGCCGCCACCGCCGCCTGCAGCGCGGTCGGGTCGGCCAGGCCGACGTCCTCGCTCGCGTGGACCACGAGCCGGCGCGCGAGGAAGCGCGGGTCCTCCCCCGCTTCGATCATGCGGGCCAGGTAGTGCAGCGCGGCGTCGACGTCGGAGCCGCGGATCGACTTGATGAACGCGCTGATCACGTCGTAGTGCTGGTCGCCGTCGCGGTCGTAGCGCACGGCCGCCTTGTCCACAGTGGACTCGACGGTGGCGAGGTCGATCGTCTTGGCCTCGGTGGCCGACGCGGCGTCGGCGGCGGCCTCCAGTGCCGTGAGCGCCCGGCGCGCGTCGCCGCCCGCCAGGCGCACGAGGTGGTCGCGCGCCTCGTCGGTCAACGTCAGCTCGCCGCCCAGGCCGCGCTCGTCGGTAAGTGCGCGGTCGAGCAGCTTCACGATGTCCTCGTCGGTCAGCGGCCGCAGCTGCAGCACCAGCGACCGCGACAGCAGCGGTGACACCACGGAGAACGACGGGTTCTCGGTCGTCGCCGCCACGAGCAGCACCGTGCGGTCCTCGACCGCGCCCAGCAGCGCGTCCTGCTGCGTCTTGGAGAAGCGGTGCACCTCGTCGATGAACAGCACGGTGTTCTCGGCGTTGTACTGGCGCCGCCGTCGCGCCTCCTCGATGACGCCGCGCACCTCCTTGACGCCCGCCGACAGCGCGGACATCGCGACGAACCGGCGGCCGGTCGCGATCGAGACGAGGTTCGCCAGCGTGGTCTTGCCCGTACCCGGCGGGCCGTAGAGCAGCACGGACGCCGGCGCGGCCCCCTCCACGAGGCGCCGCAGCGGCGCGCCCTCGCGCAGCAGGTGCTGCTGCCCGACCACCTCGTCGAGCGTGCGCGGCCGCATCCGCACGGCCAGCGGCGAGCTCGCCGGGTCGGCCTGCGGTTCCGCGCGCGATTCACCGCCGCTCGCGCGGGTCGGTTCCGGCGGCGGCCCCAGGTCGGGGTTCACCGTGAAGAGTTCGTCCTGTGCCACACCGTTGACGTTAACCGACTACCCCGACAACTCCGCTTGCCCGGCCCGCGTACCCGCGCTACCGTTGAC
The sequence above is a segment of the Amycolatopsis sp. 2-15 genome. Coding sequences within it:
- a CDS encoding cupin, with translation MTLLTVWPDDQPGHVLLRTEDPGTITAELARIVVEFGRWPVDGPLPGASESEVLARFQDRIDSRTTAVGYHAVDVLTGDFGAAERSLPRDEDRFFVTGSAVWYLHAGRQVHAVLCEPGDLLGIPAHTRHWHDGGSNPGHVTIRVRHPASGSATPWAEPLRTGDFPGFDELVAGRASTWPALSH
- a CDS encoding replication-associated recombination protein A; translated protein: MAQDELFTVNPDLGPPPEPTRASGGESRAEPQADPASSPLAVRMRPRTLDEVVGQQHLLREGAPLRRLVEGAAPASVLLYGPPGTGKTTLANLVSIATGRRFVAMSALSAGVKEVRGVIEEARRRRQYNAENTVLFIDEVHRFSKTQQDALLGAVEDRTVLLVAATTENPSFSVVSPLLSRSLVLQLRPLTDEDIVKLLDRALTDERGLGGELTLTDEARDHLVRLAGGDARRALTALEAAADAASATEAKTIDLATVESTVDKAAVRYDRDGDQHYDVISAFIKSIRGSDVDAALHYLARMIEAGEDPRFLARRLVVHASEDVGLADPTALQAAVAAAHAVQFIGMPEGRLALAQATIHLATAPKSNAVVTAIDAALADVRAGLAGTVPPHLRDGHYAGAKKLGNAQGYRYPHNVPEGVLAQQYPPDELVGRDYYEPTQRGGERPLAERVPRLRRTIRDERQ
- a CDS encoding ABC transporter permease, producing the protein MNATADPQVLLRGTGLTKSFGATHDHGRVVRDDQRVLEVPRCTDGDGFLPGQVRPGCVLTLVGAYDTGAHPLSQGTYPVPGGLLPATSRVSRGPYPGDVVLTPAAAVDLRVPADVGAEAWVRIAPGHPDATERIANAVGNLTWQAFVSDSTGDLLTADRKSFATVRSGLDAASLFTLLLAGVSMLVLALEQVRERRRPLALLAAAGVPRSMLAKSLLWQTAVPLVPAVLAATGTGIGLAALVTRLLGAPVTVDWATTGALAGTGVALVFLVTALALPALRTAMRPDSIRTE
- a CDS encoding DUF948 domain-containing protein, coding for MSAGQIAALIAAGAFVVLVLLLAIPLLKLGRTLDEATIAIRKAHENTDPILLGANETITHVNTQLERVDGITANAQAVTGNVSALSSVFTATLGGPLVKTAALSYGISKAIRARRKKQEAKAQRPARRRKK
- a CDS encoding NAD(P)-dependent oxidoreductase; the encoded protein is MTTVAFLGTGIMGHPMAANLARAGVSLRVWNRTRSKAEPLSADGAKVADTPAEAAAGADVLVTMLSDGPTVAAVFAAAEVKAGTVWLQMSTVGTEWIATLGEAAEKAGVVFVDCPVMGTKVPAEQAQLQVLAAGPDDVHELAAPVFDAVGSRTRWLGTEPGTATRLKLVMNAWVLALTNGTAESLALARALGIDPQLFFDVMEGTGFDVGYARMKGPLMLSGDYPTSFPAALAAKDARLVVEAAGDAVDVGGAAATLAHLQAAVDAGHGEEDMAVLYRAVAKQDD
- the ruvX gene encoding Holliday junction resolvase RuvX, translating into MGASSRRDPDRPGESDPGRGRRLGVDVGSVRVGVALSDPAPILASPLVTLSRDAKDDSDLDKLAELVTEHEVVEVIVGLPKTLANRAGPAAQIAVEYADKLATRVGDVPVRLADERLTTVTASRMLSQRGVKGRKQRAVVDQAAAVEILQAWLDAAAAQRARKGES
- a CDS encoding PadR family transcriptional regulator, whose translation is MSISHALLGLLEAGPRHGYDLKRTYDEQFGQDRPLRYGQVYSTLSRLLKNGLVEAAGVEAGGGPDRKRYTITDAGITDVETWLRTPEEPVAHLQNILYTKVVLALLSGRDAADVLDVQRAEHLRVMRELTRRKRAGDLVDALIGDYALFHLEADLRWLELAAARLDRLAGKLAAAHTSHGSPEGGQA
- the alaS gene encoding alanine--tRNA ligase codes for the protein MDTHEITERFLRHYEAKGHTRVPSASLILDDPNLLFVNAGMVQFKPYFLGEVPPPYSRATSVQKCVRTPDIDEVGKTTRHNTFFQMAGNFSFGDYFKEGAIESAWELITGPQSEGGYGLDPDRIWATVFEDDAEAAGLWRKLTGLPSERIQQRGMEDNFWSMGIPGPCGPSSEIYYDRGPDYGREGGPVADEDRYIEIWNLVFMQNIRGEGAGKKNFPILGDLPAKNIDTGMGVERVATILQGVENVYETDLVRPVIGRAEEFSGRRYGANHIDDVRFRVIADHARTGVLLIGDGVTPGNDGRGYVLRRLLRRIVRSTRLLGVQEPVLQAFAEVVRDTMGPTYANLVTDFDRISEVVRVEEEAFLATLTSGSRIFDLAAAETKNSGGDVLAGDKAFQLHDTYGFPIDLTLEMAAEQGLTVDEDGFRTLMEEQRTRAKADAAQRKHGHGDLSEYRKLLEQNGETEFLGYTELQASAKVVGLIEDGRPVRSVAAGHKAELVLDRTPFYAESGGQVADIGVLLGDGVKLNVLDVQKIVPGLFVHRVEVTDGEVGIGTELTGSVDAARRLSIERSHSATHLVHAAVRGAYGKRAAQAGSLNSPGRMRFDFTTPASVSTDLLTEVEEEVNDYLQTDVEVQSYITTKDKALELGAVALFGEKYGNDVRVVDMGDYSRELCGGTHVDRIGQLGLVKLVGDSSIGSGVHRVEALVGPDALKHVRKEQLLVSQLANTFKVPTDELPGRIEDVLSRLKNAEKEIEQLRTQQVLGSAGALADKAQDTGGVSVVAEVVPDVDGNGLRALASDVRGRLGDRPGVVALFSPSGDKVAFVVATTSAARDQGIAAGKLVPSFAEAIGGRGGGKPDMAQGGGSNPAGAQQAVEALRAAVAGIGR